A window of Gorilla gorilla gorilla isolate KB3781 chromosome 5, NHGRI_mGorGor1-v2.1_pri, whole genome shotgun sequence genomic DNA:
tgtagaatctcaaaATTATATGAAAGTCATGTATCATGAATTTTTTTATAGAATGTAAATAAAGACTATactttcagggatcatttctaTAGTTTGTTACTAGAATGTAAATAAACTTAGTGATGAATTACTATAAGCATCTACACAATCATATTTTACTTTGAGTAATGATGAAATCCTAGCTAAAATAACTTCTGTTGTGCCTGGTCATATTTCTAGATATGATAGGTTTGTCTTCAGCTCAATCGTTGCATGAATGTGATGAGATGTATGCAAACAGTTTATCTTTTTATACttgattgtttttgttattttttcccctaGCAATTGAAATATGTGAGCAAAAGCAGATGACACTGGCAAAATACTGTAATTTTTTACAAACAGAATTAGGGCCAATTTTACACATCATCACATAGAAACTGTCTATTGATATAGCTCCAAAGATTCTGTTTGTCTGACCTTCATGGACTATACTTCTTCATTTCCAGTCTAGTATTTTCTGCTAAattgtagggttttttttctttcacattctctCACCATCAAACTGTCCATCACGGCTAAATTACTCCCTCACTTCAAGCCTTTCCTTGGCTATTCAACTGTCTTTGTCAGCCTTTCAAGCCTTTGTTCTTATTTGACTGCTGTTTTAAATTGATGCTGTTTTCATACATCAATTTCACTTTCTAACTTGTCACTTCAGAATCTAAAATGACCCTTCCTAAGTAAAAGGGAAGCTCCCTTTTTTATGACCATTGGGGGAGTGTTATTTCTGTGGCCTTCACACCCACCTCCCACTCTTATTCAGCATTCTTTGGCACCAGTCCCTGGGCTGTCATCAAATGTACCCGTGATACCGCGGTACCATCTAGCTGGTGCATAGTTTAGCTTTATGGCTCAGCCATCGCTTCTTTGTTCGGTCCAGGAAATCCCAGGTCAGGTgcccatttcattttttcttgttctctATGGCCGGGAGACGCAGTCATTAGACAGAAATGTAATGTTGCTTACTGAGGAAGAAGACTCCCCTGGATTTCATTTACTTCCTACAAGGAGATACAGCTCAATAGTTCAACACCAGAAGAGAAACTCCTTTATATTCAGATAGTGAACGTATTTCTAAGAAGCCTAAATAATCCTACCTTTAGATACTCTATTTAGAATTCATTACTACGCTCCTGCAAAGTCTTAgctttgcttgtttttaattattaaacaatCTTTGACTAATTTGTCCTTTTCTAAAGCCTCCAATTACTACTATCTGCTGAAAATTAGCCTATATTCCCTATGCCTGCCACATCATGTTACTCACTTCTTCCCAACTTTCAGCCCTGGCTAAGGTTGTATATATCAAAGCCTGGAAACATTTCTAGCTTTAGTGCAGCCTTACTGTACTTTTAAAACCAGTGTGAGGCATTGAAAAGACTTGCCTGGGGATTGTGAATCTTCTTCTGGCTCTGTCTATAGCTAAATATTTCATATACCCTGAGAACCTCTGAGAACCTCAATTTTTATCAGCTAAATGGATAATTGGCAATTAGAAGCATAAATTGAACTAGACAACTTTGGGGATTCTTGTTGGTTTCTACTGACTTACatctttttattgagatggagtatctctttgtcacccaggctggagtgcagtggcatgatctctgcaagctccgcctcccgggttcaagcgattctcttgccttagcctcccgagtagctgggactacaggctcccaccaccatgcctggctaatttcttgtattttttgtagagacggggtttcaccatgttagccaggatggtctgaatctcctgacctcatgatccacccgcctcccaaagtgcttataGGCGTGAGtgcattataggcgtgagccaccacacctggccagatctTTTTCTTATCCTCAGTAATGGAGAAGTCATAGAATTTAGATAGCTAGATATTGATAAGAAGTTAAATGGGATGTATAGCCTGAGGGTCCAAAGCCCAGTAAGGGAACTTTAAAGTATATAACAATGAAAAGATGAAAACCAATCTTTTCTGGCTGGAGAAAACACCCTGaagtaggttttgtttgtttgttttttaataaggcTGTAAGTAGTATTGAGACAAAATGAACTTTTTACTTGAAGTGTGATGTGTATTTAGtctttgtttttcaaagtagGTTTCTACATACAATGACACATTGTAGCAAAAGAGTATATTTCCATACAGCCTACTTTTTCTCTGGACAGAAGGCTGACTTCTGAGCTACATAAGTCactgcttaagaaaaaaatagtcaccatttcttgggaggctaaggcaggaggattgcttgagcccaggagcctgggcagcatagtgaaatcctgtctctaaaaaaagaaacagaaaagtgtaAATGACAATAATATAGGGTATGCACAAATTACACTTGATATACCATTGAAAAATCTTCCAgaggccaggcgtgctggctcacacctgtaatcccagcactttgggaggctgaggcaggtggatcacctgaggtcaggagttcgaggccagcctgagcaacatggagaaacctcatctctaccaaaaatacaaaattagccaggcatgatggcacatgcctgtaatcccagctacttaggaggctgaggcaggagaatcgctggaacctaagaggcggaagttgtggtgagctgagattgtgccattgcactccagcctgggcaacaagagggaaactccatcttaaaaaaaaaaaaaatctttcagagtgaaattagtaataaaatgatatataatagCATTAAAGTTTTGGAAAGAAGGTTATGGATGTGTGTTTATAGGTATTCTTACCTGGATTCTTGATACCTATGCTTTGAATAACACACATCAGGATTTTGCTAAGCAAACACAGACCTACCAGGCAAAAACTGTCCTCATTTATCAGACAAATAAAAGGAGCAGAGGCTTAGCACAGGTGGCTTCTCAAGTCACACAGCAAGGCAGTGGTTGAGCAAGCAATACACCTTCCCAGGTTAAAGACTGCAACTCATCATCTGTTGCTTCTAAGACTTACtttgtctcaacaaacaaaacaaaacaaaacaaaacacttgttAGATCTTTTCTTCGTTGGCAAAAATGGGACAGGAAGAGTTTGCACTTGGTTTTTTGTGAAAGAATGTTAGAAATACGTGAAACCATTGGTAGTATTTTGACTATCACCTGAAAGGTACTAAATGTTAAACTAGTAATTTGCAATCTGTGATCCTTGAAttgtctctttgtttctttcaggTGGTGCCCAGGCAACATGGGTGACTGGAGCGCCTTAGGCAAACTCCTTGACAAAGTTCAAGCCTACTCAACTGCTGGAGGGAAGGTGTGGCTGTCAGTACTTTTCATTTTCCGAATCCTGCTGCTGGGGACAGCGGTTGAGTCAGCCTGGGGAGATGAGCAGTCTGCCTTTCGTTGTAACACTCAGCAACCTGGTTGTGAAAACGTCTGCTATGACAAGTCTTTCCCAATCTCTCATGTGCGCTTCTGGGTCCTGCAGATCATATTTGTGTCTGTACCCACACTCTTGTACCTGGCTCATGTGTTCTATGTGATGCGAAAGGAAGAGAAACTgaacaagaaagaggaagaactCAAGGTTGCCCAAACTGATGGTGTCAATGTAGACATGCACTTGAAGCAGATTGAGATAAAGAAGTTCAAGTACGGTATTGAAGAGCATGGTAAGGTGAAAATGCGAGGGGGGTTGCTGCGAACCTACATCATCAGTATCCTCTTCAAGTCTATCTTTGAGGTGGCCTTCTTGCTGATCCAGTGGTACATCTATGGATTCAGCTTGAGTGCTGTTTACACTTGCAAAAGAGATCCCTGCCCACATCAGGTGGACTGTTTCCTCTCTCGCCCCACGGAGAAAACCATCTTCATCATCTTCATGCTGGTGGTGTCCTTGGTGTCCCTGGCCTTGAATATCATTGAactcttctatgttttcttcaaggGCGTTAAGGATCGGGTTAAGGGAAAGAGCGACCCTTACCATGCGACCAGTGGCACGCTGAGCCCTGCCAAAGACTGTGGGTCTCAAAAATATGCTTATTTCAATGGCTGCTCCTCACCAACCGCTCCCCTCTCACCTATGTCTCCTCCTGGGTACAAGCTGGTTACTGGCGACAGAAACAATTCTTCTTGCCGCAATTACAACAAGCAAGCAAGTGAGCAAAACTGGGCTAATTACAGTGCAGAACAAAATAGAATGGGGCAGGCGGGAAGCACCATCTCTAACTCCCATGCACAGCCTTTTGATTTCCCCGATGATAACCAGAATTCTAAAAAACTAGCTGCTGGACATGAATTACAGCCACTAGCCATTGTGGACCAGCGACCTTCAAGCAGAGCCAGCAGTCGTGCCAGCAGCAGACCTCGGCCTGATGACCTGGAGATCTAGATACAGGCTTGAAAGCATCAAGATTCCACTCAATTGTGGAGAAGAAAAAAGGTGCTGTAGAAAGTGCACCAGGTGTTAATTTTGATCCGGTGGAGGTGGTACTCAACAGCCTTATTCATGAGGCTTAGAAAACACAAAGACATTAGAATACCTAGGTTCACTGGGGGTGTATGGGGTAGATGGGTGGAGAGGGAGGGGATAAGAGAGGTGCATGTTGGTATTTAAAGTAGTGGATTCAAAGAACTTAGATTATAAATAAGAGTTCCATTAGGTGATACATAGATAAGGGCTTTTTCTCCCCGCAAACACCCCTAAGAATGGTTCTGTGTATGTGAATGAGTGGGTGGTAATTGTggctaaatatttttgttttaccaaGAAACTGAAATAATTGTGGCCAGGAATAAATACTTCCTGAACATCTTAGGTCTtttcaacaagaaaaagacaGAGGATTGTCCTTAAGTCCCTGCTAAAACATTCCATTGTTAAAATTTGCACTTTGAAGGTAAGCTTTCTAGGCCTGACCCTCCAGGTGTCAATGGACTTGTGCTactatatttttttattcttggtATCAGTTTAAAATTCAGACAAGGCCCACAGAATAAGATTTTCCATGCATTTGCAAATACGTATATTCTTTTTCCATCCACTTGCACAATATCATTACCATCACTTTTTCATCATTCCTCAGCTACTACTCACATTCATTTAACGGtttctgtaaacatttttaagacaGTTGGGATGtcacttaacatttttctttttttgagctaAAGTCAGGGAATCAAGCCATGCTTAATATTTAACAATCACTTGTATGTGTGTGGaagagtttgttttgtttgtcatGTATTGGTACAAGCAGATACAGTATAAACTCACAAACACGGATTTGAAAATAATGCACATACGGTGTTCAAATTTGAACCTTTCTCATGGATTTTTGTGGTGTGGGCCAATATGGTGTTTACATTATATAATTCCTGCTGTGGCAAGTaaagcacactttttttttctcctaaaatgtTTTTCCCCGTGTATCCTATTATGGATACTGGTTTTGTTAATTatgattctttattttctctcctttttttaggATATAGCAGTAATGCTATTACTGAAATGAATTTCCTTTTTATGAAATGTAATCATTGATGCTTGAATGATAGAATTTTAGTACTGTAAACAGGCTTTAGTCATTAATGTGAGAGACTTAGAAAAAATGCTTAGAGTGGACTATTAAATGTGCCTAAATGAATTTTGCAGTAACTGGTATTCTTGGGTTTTCCTACTTAATACACAGTAATTCAGAACTTGTATTCTATTATGAGTTTAACAGTCTTTTGGAGTGACCAGCAACTTTGATGTTTGCACTAAGGTTTTATTTGGAATGCAAGAGAGGTTGAAAGAGGATTCAGTAGTACACATACAACTAATTTATTTGAACTATATGTTGAAGACATCTACCAGTTTCtccaaatgcctttttaaaaactcatcacAGAAGATTGGTGAAAATGCTGAGTATGACACTTTTCTTCTTGCATGCATGTCAGCTACATAAACAGTTTTGTACAATGAAAATTACTAATTTGTTTGACATTCCATGTTAAACTACGGTCATGTTCAGCTTCATTGCATGTAATGTAGACCTAGTCCATCAGATCATGTGTTCTGGAGAGTGTTCTTTATTCAATAAAGTTTTAATTTAGTATAAACATAGCCTCTATATTCCATGTGATTTGTTTCCCCtgccgagatggagtcttgctctgtcacccaggctggagtgcagtggtgcgatctcgtctcactgcaacccttgcctcccgggttcaagcaattctcctgcctcactctcccgaatagctgggattacaggcaccgccaccgcacctggctaatttttgtatttttagtagagatggggtttcaccatgttggccaggctggtctggaactcctgacctcgtgatccgcccacctcagcctcccaaagtgttgggattacacgggtgagccaccgcacctggcctatatttaAAACTCATTGACGGCATCTATTTGAGATTATTTAAACACATTTCTATTGGTTATCAGAACTTCAGCAAATAACAGTCATGTTTTCAGGGACAATATTTATCATTAGCTCTGTTCAATGCAACATAAATTGTAAACATTTTTGGATATTTATTGAACCAAAAGGAAGATAAAGCATTGAATTTGAAATATATCTTTAATGGGATGTGTGATAGAGTTTGAAATAAGGAAAtattgagcctgtaatcccagcactttgggaggccgaggtgggtggatcaccagatgttgggagttccagaccagcctgaccaacatggagaaaccctgtctctaccaaaaatacaaaattagctgggcatagtggcatatgcctgtaatcccagccactcgggaggcggaggttgcagttagccgagatcgccccatttcactccagcatgggcaacaagagcgaaactccatctaaagaaaaaaaaaggaaatactgagTAATTTAGTAGGTCAGACATGACACGAGTAAGCACAAAATCTTA
This region includes:
- the GJA1 gene encoding gap junction alpha-1 protein; amino-acid sequence: MGDWSALGKLLDKVQAYSTAGGKVWLSVLFIFRILLLGTAVESAWGDEQSAFRCNTQQPGCENVCYDKSFPISHVRFWVLQIIFVSVPTLLYLAHVFYVMRKEEKLNKKEEELKVAQTDGVNVDMHLKQIEIKKFKYGIEEHGKVKMRGGLLRTYIISILFKSIFEVAFLLIQWYIYGFSLSAVYTCKRDPCPHQVDCFLSRPTEKTIFIIFMLVVSLVSLALNIIELFYVFFKGVKDRVKGKSDPYHATSGTLSPAKDCGSQKYAYFNGCSSPTAPLSPMSPPGYKLVTGDRNNSSCRNYNKQASEQNWANYSAEQNRMGQAGSTISNSHAQPFDFPDDNQNSKKLAAGHELQPLAIVDQRPSSRASSRASSRPRPDDLEI